GAGGCTGCGTGCGGACACGCCCACGGCCGCCTCGACCGGGACGGTCGCCCGATGAAGGTCGTCCTCGCCGACTACGGCGCCGGCAACCTGCGCTCTGTCGTCTCGGCGCTGCGCCGTGCCGGTGCCGCGCCCGAGATCACCATCGACCCGTCCGCCGTCCGCGAGGCGCCGCTTGCGATCATCGCCGGCGTCGGCCACGTCGCGAGCGCGGCGCGCGGCCTCGCCGCCGTCGGCCTCGACGATGCGCTGCGCGAGCGCGTCTCCCTCGGCAGGCCGGTACTCGGCATCTGTCTCGGCATGCAGATCCTGTTCGAGGAGAGCGAGGAGGGCGGCGCCGGCCTCGGCCTGCTCGCCGGCCCGGTGCGCCGCCTGCGCGCGCGCCGCATCCCGCACATGGGCTGGAACACGCTGCAGGCGGCGCGCGAGACGGCCTTGCTCGCGGGCGTCGACGGGCAGGACGTCTACTTCGCCCACAGCTTTGCCGCCGTCCCCTCGGATCCGGGGCTCGCGGCTGCGACCGTCGATCACGACGGCGCCGTCGTCGCCGCCGTCGAGTCGGGCCCGCTCGCCGGCGTCCAGTTCCACCCCGAGCGGAGCGGCGCAACCGGTGCCCGCGTCCTCGAGAACGCCCTGGCATGGTCAAGAAGCGTGTGATTCCCTGCCTCGACGTCGCGGGCGGTCGCGTCGTCAAGGGCGTCAACTTCGTGAACCTGCGCGACATCGGCGATCCCGTCGAGCTCGCCACCCGCTACTCCGAGCTGGGCGCCGACGAGCTCGTGTTTCTCGACATCACGGCCACGGTCGAGGGCCGTGGGCCGATCCTCGAGGTGATCGAGCGCTCGGCCGAGGAGCTGTCGATCCCGTTCACCGTCGGCGGCGGCGTCACGGGGCTCGACGATGCACGTGCGCTGCTGCGCGCCGGAGCCGACAAGGTCGCCGTCAACCGCGCGGCGTTCGACGATCCGTCGATTCTCACCGGTCTGGCGGACGAGTTCGGCTCCCAGGCGGTGGTCGTCGCGATCGACGCGCGCGCCGGGGAGGTCGTCACGCATGGAGGCCGTACGCCGCGGGGGCGCGACGCCGTCGACTGGGCCTGCGAGGCGGTCGACCGCGGAGCGGGGGAGCTCATGCTGACGTCGATCGACGCCGACGGCACGCGAGCCGGGTACGACCTCGCGCTCACCGTCGCCGTCGCCGCCGCGGTCGACGTGCCGGTCATCGCCTCCGGCGGCGCGGGTGAGACGATCCACCTGGCGCAGGCGTACGATGCCGGCGCCGAGGCGGCGTTGATCGCGTCGATTGTGCACGAGCGGCCCGAGCGCCTGCCCGAGCTGAAAGCCGAGCTGAGGGAGATGGGATGGAACGTCCGCGTCTGATGCCCGCGATCGTCCAGGACGCGTCGTCGGGGCGGGTGCTCATGCTCGCCTACATGGACGAGGAGGCGCTGCGGCGCACCCGCGAGAGCGGCGAGGCCTGGTTCTGGAGCCGGTCGCGCCAGGAGCACTGGCACAAGGGCGAGACCTCGGGCTCGACGCTCGCGGTCGAGGAGATCCGGGACGACTGCGACGGCGACGCGCTCCTCCTGCGCGTCCGGCCCGCCGGCCCGGCCTGCCACACGGGCGCCGAGTCGTGCTTCGCGCCCTGGCTCTGGCGTATCGTGGCCGAGCGGGCGGCGCAGCGCCCCGAGGGCTCGTACGTCGTCTCGCTGCTCGAGCGCGGCGCCGCGGCCGCCGCGCGGAAGGTCGGCGAGGAGGGTGTCGAGGCTGCCCTCGCCGGAGCCGCCGAGTCGGACGAACGGCTGGTCGAGGAGCTCGCCGACCTCTGGTTCCACTCCTACGTGCTCCTCGCCGCCCGCGGGCTCGACCCCGATCGGGTCGAGCGGGAGCTGCGCCGGCGCCACGAGCGGCGCTGACCGTCACGCCCGGCGGCCGAGCAGGAGCCCGCGACCGGCGATGCCCTCCGCGTCCCAGCTCGGCTCGAGGCCGGCCGCGATGACGGCGTCGATCATGGGCTCGGGTGGGAAGAGCCCCAGCTCGTGCACGTCCGTGAACGACTCCGCGCCGGAGGGGGAGGCGACGAGGTACGTGAACACGAGGCGGGAGACGGTGCCGTCCCGGGACGAGACGCAGGCGCGAGCCACCTTCACGCCGTCGTCCTCGGCGACGTCGAGCGAGACGTGGCCGTCACGCCAGCGCTCGGGCGTCAGCCAGGGCTCGACGACGAGGAGGCCGCCGTCGGCGACGTGCGCGGCCATGGCCGCGATCGCCGCGCGCATCGCCTCGACCGTCAGCGTGTAGCCGATGGCGCTGAAGAGGCACGTGACGACGTCGAAGGTCCGCTGCAGGTCGAACGACCGCATGTCGGCAAGATGCAGCGGAACCTCGGGCAGCCGGCGGCGCGCCCCTTCCAGCAGGTCCGCGCTCGCGTCGAGGCCCTCGACGTCGTAGCGCGCTGCGAAGTGCTCGAGGTGACGGCCGGTGCCACACCCGACGTCGAGCAGCGTGCGCGCGGCCGGCGTGACGTCGCGGACGATGGCGTCCACCTGCGCCGCCTCGCGCGCGTACTCCTTCCCTCCGTAGATGAGGTCGTAGAGGTCGGCGGCGGGCAGCACGCAGCGGATGCTAACCCGTATCTCCCACCTGGCGGGGCGCGCGTGCCTTCGAGCAGGACCGGCTGCGGCGCCGGCTGGCAGATCCGGGCACGTGCTCGCGTTCGCATCCGCGCCCGGCTGCGCCACGCCGGCTCGCTGTCGCGGCGCGAGGCGCGCTCAGCCGCGCTCCAGCTCGAGCAGGTCGTCCACCGTCTCCCGGCGCCGGATCAGCCGCACCTCGCCGTCCGCCACGAGCACGGCCGCCGGCCGCGTGACGCCGTTGTAGTTGGAGGCCATCGCGAGCGTGTAGGCGCCCGTCGCCGGGACTGCGAGCAGGTCGCCGCGTCGCGGCGCCGGCAGTGCGACGTCGTCGATGAGCACGTCGCCCGACTCGCAGTGCATGCCCGCCACGCTCACGACCTCGTCCGCCGGCTCGTCCGCCCGCTGTGCGCTCAGTGCCGTGTAGCGGGCGCCGTACAGCTGCGGCCGAGGATTGTCGGACATGCCGCCGTCGACCGCCACCCACGTGCGGCCGTCGAGCCGCTTCACCGCTCCGACCCGGTACAGCGTGACGCCGGCCCGTCCGACGAGCGAGCGCCCCGGCTCGAGCCAGAGCTCGGGCGCCGGCAGAGCCGCCTCGGCGAACGCCGTGCGCGCGGTCGCCGTGGCGGCATCGGCGAGAGCGGCCGCGTCCGCGACACGATCGTCAGGGTGGTGGCGGATGCCGAAGCCGCCGCCGAGATCCGCCACCCGCGCGCTCCAGCCGAGCGTGTCGCGGCACGAGGCGGCGAACGAGGCGAGGCGCACGATCGTCTCCGCCTGCGCGTCGAAGCTCACGAGCTGCGACCCCACGTGCATGTGGAGGCCGAGCACGTCGAGGCCACGCTCGAGCGCGTCGGCGACGAGCGCGCGCGCCTGCGTGGGTGGGAGGCCGAACTTCGAGCCGTGGTGGCCGGTTCGGATCGCCTCGTGCGTGTCGGCGTCGACGCCGAGCGTGACGCGGACGAGCACCCGTGTGACGCCGGCCGCGGCTGCCAGCGCCGCCTCGTCGGGCGCGTCGAGCACCACCGTCGCTCCCTCCGCGCCCGCCTCGCGCAGGAACGCCTCGTCCTTGTTGTTGCCGTGCACGACGATCTCGCCGCCGGTCATCCCGGCGGCGCGGGCGAACGCGAGCTCGCCCGAGGAGGCGACGTCGGCGCCGATGCCCTCCTCCCGCAGCAGGCGCAGCAGCGCCACATTCGGGAACGCCTTCGTCCCGAAGGCGACGTGCCCGCTGCCGACCGCTCGCG
This genomic interval from Gaiella occulta contains the following:
- the lysA gene encoding diaminopimelate decarboxylase; this translates as MLDLLPVSAALHGGTLSLGGTPAAALAERHGTPLVVYCAETVRERARSLARAVGSGHVAFGTKAFPNVALLRLLREEGIGADVASSGELAFARAAGMTGGEIVVHGNNKDEAFLREAGAEGATVVLDAPDEAALAAAAGVTRVLVRVTLGVDADTHEAIRTGHHGSKFGLPPTQARALVADALERGLDVLGLHMHVGSQLVSFDAQAETIVRLASFAASCRDTLGWSARVADLGGGFGIRHHPDDRVADAAALADAATATARTAFAEAALPAPELWLEPGRSLVGRAGVTLYRVGAVKRLDGRTWVAVDGGMSDNPRPQLYGARYTALSAQRADEPADEVVSVAGMHCESGDVLIDDVALPAPRRGDLLAVPATGAYTLAMASNYNGVTRPAAVLVADGEVRLIRRRETVDDLLELERG
- the hisIE gene encoding bifunctional phosphoribosyl-AMP cyclohydrolase/phosphoribosyl-ATP diphosphatase HisIE, with protein sequence MPAIVQDASSGRVLMLAYMDEEALRRTRESGEAWFWSRSRQEHWHKGETSGSTLAVEEIRDDCDGDALLLRVRPAGPACHTGAESCFAPWLWRIVAERAAQRPEGSYVVSLLERGAAAAARKVGEEGVEAALAGAAESDERLVEELADLWFHSYVLLAARGLDPDRVERELRRRHERR
- the hisH gene encoding imidazole glycerol phosphate synthase subunit HisH yields the protein MKVVLADYGAGNLRSVVSALRRAGAAPEITIDPSAVREAPLAIIAGVGHVASAARGLAAVGLDDALRERVSLGRPVLGICLGMQILFEESEEGGAGLGLLAGPVRRLRARRIPHMGWNTLQAARETALLAGVDGQDVYFAHSFAAVPSDPGLAAATVDHDGAVVAAVESGPLAGVQFHPERSGATGARVLENALAWSRSV
- the hisF gene encoding imidazole glycerol phosphate synthase subunit HisF, with the protein product MVKKRVIPCLDVAGGRVVKGVNFVNLRDIGDPVELATRYSELGADELVFLDITATVEGRGPILEVIERSAEELSIPFTVGGGVTGLDDARALLRAGADKVAVNRAAFDDPSILTGLADEFGSQAVVVAIDARAGEVVTHGGRTPRGRDAVDWACEAVDRGAGELMLTSIDADGTRAGYDLALTVAVAAAVDVPVIASGGAGETIHLAQAYDAGAEAALIASIVHERPERLPELKAELREMGWNVRV
- a CDS encoding class I SAM-dependent methyltransferase; translation: MLPAADLYDLIYGGKEYAREAAQVDAIVRDVTPAARTLLDVGCGTGRHLEHFAARYDVEGLDASADLLEGARRRLPEVPLHLADMRSFDLQRTFDVVTCLFSAIGYTLTVEAMRAAIAAMAAHVADGGLLVVEPWLTPERWRDGHVSLDVAEDDGVKVARACVSSRDGTVSRLVFTYLVASPSGAESFTDVHELGLFPPEPMIDAVIAAGLEPSWDAEGIAGRGLLLGRRA